One genomic segment of Mycolicibacterium psychrotolerans includes these proteins:
- a CDS encoding acyl-CoA dehydrogenase family protein — protein sequence MLRTARDALAAANRVAAAIAPGSAERERADAVLTPQLLLSHYVIAHNIAGLGARQPAPRIFADLLAGAQLGNATAERGTAHALDRRTTATRRVGDWVVNGTKYYATGTLGAAWIAVSARIADRDSADTATLFVRPDQPGVTLHLEEWSAFGQRGTRSGRVTLRDVTVPADLVIDEGPPPHPADAPPSVAGAFDQALHGTRPPRLGLVY from the coding sequence TTGCTGCGCACCGCGCGCGACGCGCTGGCCGCCGCAAACCGGGTCGCCGCCGCGATCGCCCCGGGCAGCGCCGAGCGGGAACGCGCCGACGCCGTGCTGACCCCGCAGCTGCTGCTGTCGCACTACGTCATCGCGCACAACATCGCCGGGCTGGGCGCCCGGCAGCCCGCTCCGCGGATCTTCGCCGACCTGCTCGCAGGCGCCCAGCTCGGCAACGCCACCGCCGAGCGGGGCACCGCCCACGCACTGGATCGCCGGACCACGGCGACCCGGCGCGTCGGCGACTGGGTGGTCAACGGCACCAAGTACTACGCGACGGGCACGCTCGGCGCGGCGTGGATCGCGGTGTCGGCGCGGATCGCCGACCGGGACTCGGCGGACACGGCCACGCTGTTCGTGCGGCCCGACCAGCCCGGCGTCACGCTGCATCTGGAGGAGTGGTCGGCCTTCGGGCAGCGCGGTACACGCAGCGGCCGGGTCACGCTGCGCGACGTGACCGTCCCCGCTGACCTGGTGATCGACGAGGGCCCGCCGCCGCACCCGGCCGACGCGCCGCCCAGCGTGGCGGGCGCCTTCGATCAGGCGCTGCACGGCACCCGGCCGCCCCGGCTCGGGCTGGTGTACTGA
- a CDS encoding MFS transporter — translation MPPHPLDVGEARDRRARVAIGAVFLTNGALFANLLPRLPEIKTDLGLSNAMLGGAVASFSAGALIAGPAAATLIRRYDSARVSLATTVVLAVLIVIAASAPAPLVLAAALFVAGAADAITDVAQNVNALRLQRQYGRSIINSLHAVWAVGAVTGGLMAAGAIAVHLPRPVHLGAAAVLFCAVAAAAYPFLLHGPDHDDHPARREGTAPAGAAVYLTLLALVGIAIAGATVEDAGSSWATLYLRDSLGAPGPVAALGYVALVGCMCVGRLIGDRLVDRFGERAVTRAGGAVTAAGMGAALAFPSVPGSIAGFAAAGLGVATAVPAAMRAADKLPGLRAGTGLTILTWLMRVGFLGAPLIVGVVADAASLRVGLLSVVVAGVSLLVLGGVLAGRRR, via the coding sequence ATGCCGCCACACCCGCTCGACGTCGGCGAGGCGCGCGACCGGCGGGCCCGTGTCGCGATCGGCGCCGTCTTCCTCACCAACGGTGCGCTGTTCGCCAACCTGCTGCCCCGGCTGCCGGAGATCAAGACGGACCTGGGCCTGTCCAACGCGATGCTCGGCGGCGCGGTCGCGTCGTTCTCCGCGGGCGCACTGATCGCCGGCCCGGCAGCCGCGACGCTGATCCGGCGGTACGACTCCGCGCGCGTGTCGCTGGCCACCACCGTGGTGCTCGCCGTGCTCATCGTTATCGCCGCGTCGGCTCCCGCGCCGCTGGTGCTCGCCGCCGCGCTGTTCGTCGCCGGCGCCGCCGACGCCATCACCGACGTCGCCCAGAACGTCAACGCCCTACGGCTGCAACGACAGTACGGCCGGTCGATCATCAACTCGCTGCACGCCGTGTGGGCGGTGGGCGCCGTCACGGGCGGGCTGATGGCCGCCGGCGCGATCGCCGTGCACCTGCCGCGGCCGGTCCACTTGGGCGCCGCCGCGGTGCTGTTCTGTGCCGTCGCCGCCGCGGCCTACCCGTTCCTGCTGCACGGCCCCGACCACGACGACCACCCGGCCCGGCGCGAAGGGACCGCACCGGCCGGCGCCGCGGTGTACCTGACGCTGCTGGCGCTGGTCGGGATCGCGATCGCAGGCGCCACCGTCGAGGACGCCGGAAGTTCCTGGGCCACGCTGTATCTGCGGGACAGCCTGGGCGCGCCGGGCCCGGTGGCCGCGCTGGGATACGTCGCGCTGGTGGGGTGCATGTGCGTGGGACGGCTCATCGGGGACCGCCTCGTCGACCGGTTCGGGGAGCGGGCCGTGACGCGGGCCGGGGGCGCCGTCACCGCGGCGGGAATGGGTGCGGCGCTGGCCTTTCCGTCGGTGCCCGGCAGCATCGCGGGCTTCGCGGCGGCCGGTCTGGGGGTCGCCACCGCGGTGCCCGCCGCGATGCGCGCCGCCGACAAACTGCCGGGACTGCGCGCCGGCACCGGGCTGACGATCCTGACCTGGCTGATGCGGGTGGGCTTCCTGGGGGCCCCGCTGATCGTGGGGGTGGTGGCCGACGCGGCGAGTCTGCGGGTCGGGCTGCTCAGCGTGGTGGTCGCCGGGGTGAGCCTGCTCGTGCTCGGCGGGGTGCTGGCCGGCCGGCGGCGGTAG
- a CDS encoding carboxylesterase/lipase family protein, producing MTAEATTRSNAGGRPVVDTTYGPVRGLDDGVVASWKAVRYAAAPVGDLRWRAPQPPIPWTEPFDATRVGPVCPQPTDPRIPIDLGAPQGEDFLRLNVWAPSGTRAGAAKPVMVWVHGGAYILGSASQPLYHGRRLAADGDVIVVTVNYRLGALGFLELATLGADSERFATNLGLRDVLAALEWVRDNIAAFGGDPGRVTLFGESAGAGVVTTLLGSPAAKGLFHAAIAQSSPVTSSYDAEPASRIAARFLDVVGVGRDDLSRLAELPIEAIVTASRTVFDEVPVHTPGRLAFAPIVDRDIVPDYPVRLARAGQTHPVPLIIGTNRNEAALFRYMKSPLMPIKAESIRAMFAEIAAEQPDLSLPEQRRLEGIYRGRRKGKGLGLAGDLGFRMPSIWFADGHRTSAPVYLYRFDFATPMLRLLRLHAAHATELPFVWGNLGAVRRDPMFALGGRAAGEQVSRRVRARWTNFARDGVPAGLVGEPQWRPYGADDRATLVIDRQDSVTDDLDGPVRRAWGDDVLSFR from the coding sequence ATGACCGCGGAGGCGACGACCCGCAGCAATGCGGGTGGACGGCCGGTTGTGGACACCACCTACGGACCCGTCCGCGGCCTCGACGACGGGGTGGTGGCGTCGTGGAAGGCGGTCCGCTACGCCGCCGCGCCGGTCGGTGATCTGCGCTGGCGGGCGCCCCAGCCGCCGATTCCGTGGACCGAACCGTTCGACGCCACCCGGGTCGGACCGGTCTGCCCCCAGCCCACCGACCCCCGCATCCCGATCGACCTCGGCGCCCCGCAGGGCGAGGACTTCCTGCGCCTCAACGTCTGGGCGCCGTCGGGCACCCGAGCCGGTGCCGCCAAGCCGGTGATGGTGTGGGTGCACGGCGGCGCCTACATCCTCGGCTCGGCCAGCCAGCCGCTCTACCACGGCCGCCGGCTGGCCGCCGACGGCGACGTCATCGTGGTGACCGTCAACTACCGGCTCGGCGCGCTCGGCTTCCTCGAGCTGGCCACCCTGGGCGCCGACTCCGAACGGTTCGCCACCAACCTCGGCCTGCGCGACGTGCTCGCCGCGCTGGAATGGGTGCGCGACAACATCGCCGCCTTCGGCGGTGACCCAGGACGGGTCACGCTCTTCGGCGAATCGGCCGGCGCAGGCGTGGTGACCACGCTGCTCGGCAGCCCCGCGGCGAAGGGCCTGTTCCACGCCGCGATCGCGCAGAGCTCGCCGGTCACGTCGTCCTACGATGCGGAGCCGGCCAGCCGGATCGCCGCGCGCTTCCTCGACGTCGTCGGAGTGGGCCGCGACGACCTGTCCCGGCTCGCGGAACTGCCCATCGAGGCGATCGTGACGGCGTCGCGCACCGTCTTCGACGAAGTACCGGTGCACACCCCGGGCCGGCTGGCCTTCGCGCCGATCGTCGACCGCGACATCGTCCCCGACTACCCGGTGCGGTTGGCGCGGGCCGGACAGACCCATCCGGTGCCGCTGATCATCGGCACCAACCGCAATGAGGCGGCCCTGTTCCGCTACATGAAGTCGCCGCTGATGCCGATCAAGGCGGAATCGATCCGGGCGATGTTCGCCGAGATCGCGGCCGAGCAGCCGGATCTCTCGCTGCCCGAGCAGCGCCGGCTCGAGGGCATCTACCGCGGCCGCCGCAAGGGCAAGGGGCTGGGCCTGGCCGGCGACCTGGGCTTCCGGATGCCCTCGATCTGGTTCGCCGACGGCCACCGCACCTCCGCGCCGGTGTACCTGTACCGATTCGACTTCGCCACCCCGATGCTGCGGTTGCTGCGCCTGCACGCCGCCCACGCCACCGAGTTGCCGTTCGTCTGGGGCAACCTCGGCGCGGTGCGCCGCGACCCGATGTTCGCCCTCGGCGGCCGCGCGGCGGGCGAGCAGGTGTCGCGCCGCGTCCGCGCGCGCTGGACGAACTTCGCCAGGGACGGGGTGCCGGCCGGCCTCGTCGGTGAGCCGCAGTGGCGGCCCTACGGCGCCGACGACCGCGCCACGCTGGTCATCGACCGGCAGGACTCGGTGACCGACGACCTCGACGGACCGGTACGCCGCGCCTGGGGCGACGACGTCCTGAGCTTCCGGTAG